From the Euphorbia lathyris chromosome 6, ddEupLath1.1, whole genome shotgun sequence genome, one window contains:
- the LOC136231946 gene encoding aquaporin NIP1-2-like, with product MAEQVSNGVVLDVDPQSCSRDASSPFCFSICFIQKLIAEVVGTYFLIFAGCTSVAVNLNYDKVVTLPGIAIVWGLAVMVLVYSVGHISGAHFNPAVTLAFATCKRFPWKQVPAYIASQVIGSTLAAGTIRLLFTGSEDHFTGTMPTGSNMQSFVMEFIITFYLMFIISGVATDNRAIGELAGLAVGSTVLLNVIIGGPVSGASMNPARSLGPAIVSHKYEGLWIYIVSPILGAQAGALVYNTIRYTDKPLREITKSSSFLKSVGRA from the exons ATGGCAGAACAAGTGTCTAACGGAGTTGTACTTGATGTTGATCCTCAATCATGCTCTAGGGACGCTTCTTCTCCCTTTTGTTTCTCCATTTGTTTCATTCAAAAG TTGATAGCGGAAGTGGTGGGGACGTACTTTTTGATATTTGCCGGGTGTACATCGGTGGCGGTCAATTTGAACTACGACAAAGTGGTGACGCTTCCTGGAATAGCTATTGTTTGGGGTTTGGCTGTTATGGTTTTAGTTTACTCTGTCGGTCATATCTCCGGTGCTCATTTCAACCCTGCTGTTACCCTTGCTTTTGCTACCTGCAAGAGATTTCCTTGGAAACAG GTGCCGGCTTATATAGCAAGCCAAGTGATAGGATCAACACTAGCAGCAGGAACAATTAGACTACTATTCACAGGCAGTGAAGACCATTTTACAGGAACAATGCCAACAGGGTCTAATATGCAGTCTTTTGTGATGGAGTTCATAATCACATTCTATCTCATGTTTATTATCTCCGGTGTAGCCACAGATAACAGAGCT ATCGGTGAACTAGCTGGACTTGCAGTTGGCTCTACGGTTCTCCTGAATGTCATTATCGGCGG TCCAGTATCAGGGGCATCAATGAATCCAGCAAGAAGTTTGGGGCCAGCAATAGTATCACATAAATATGAAGGGTTGTGGATATATATAGTATCACCAATACTTGGAGCTCAAGCAGGGGCATTAGTATATAACACTATTAGATATACAGATAAACCTTTGAGAGAGATAACTAAGAGTTCTTCTTTCCTCAAGAGCGTTGGACGTGCTTGA